One window from the genome of Halorubrum sp. BV1 encodes:
- a CDS encoding PGF-pre-PGF domain-containing protein, with protein sequence MTDPTPSNRTTRSTDTERRTARAPATTGGLAARATRATGTSLRRRLRGGVIVLLAVLVATAAVPGLAAGQEAVPASYYGDVTVNGEPADPGTEIEAVVDGTVYDTITVEEAGSFGGSGPFEEKLTVEEPDSGDTVEFRVGDVTADTTVPWEEGDVREVSLSFEGVSTDGSEGADGSDGTGGGDGSDGSSGGDGASGGGGGGGGGGGGGAAAVDESDTASGDGAVVQSAEASIEADGGGEGAQATFDDGLPVESIAFESADVRGSVDVTTQTSEPATVAPSPGTAVQVSEITVPDDATDAPATIRMRVSADRLDETDAAADELRVTRLSGGEWETLDTTVTEETADGVTLEAETPGFSYFAVNAVSEPEAAATVDPGTVTVGEEVTLDGSGSTTEHGEIVAYDWSVAGESLSGETATATIDETGEYTI encoded by the coding sequence ATGACAGATCCCACACCCTCGAACCGCACGACGCGATCGACAGACACAGAGCGGCGCACGGCCCGCGCGCCGGCGACCACCGGCGGGCTCGCAGCGCGAGCCACGCGAGCCACCGGAACATCACTCCGAAGGCGGCTCCGCGGAGGGGTAATCGTCCTCCTCGCCGTGCTCGTCGCGACGGCCGCCGTCCCCGGGCTCGCCGCGGGACAGGAGGCCGTCCCGGCGTCGTACTACGGCGACGTGACGGTCAACGGCGAACCGGCCGACCCCGGCACGGAGATCGAAGCGGTCGTCGACGGCACCGTCTACGACACGATCACCGTCGAGGAGGCGGGGTCGTTCGGCGGCTCCGGGCCGTTCGAAGAGAAGCTCACCGTCGAGGAGCCCGACTCCGGTGACACCGTCGAGTTCCGCGTCGGCGACGTGACAGCGGACACGACCGTCCCGTGGGAAGAAGGCGACGTGCGCGAGGTGAGCCTCTCGTTCGAGGGTGTCTCGACAGACGGCAGCGAGGGCGCTGATGGAAGCGACGGCACCGGTGGGGGCGACGGTAGCGACGGTTCGAGTGGCGGTGACGGCGCGAGCGGTGGCGGTGGCGGCGGTGGCGGCGGTGGCGGCGGTGGCGCAGCCGCAGTCGACGAGAGTGACACAGCGTCCGGCGACGGAGCGGTCGTCCAGAGCGCCGAGGCGTCGATCGAGGCCGACGGCGGCGGCGAGGGCGCGCAGGCGACGTTCGACGACGGGTTACCGGTGGAGTCCATCGCCTTCGAGAGCGCCGACGTGCGGGGATCCGTCGACGTGACGACACAGACGTCCGAACCGGCGACCGTCGCCCCGTCGCCGGGCACCGCGGTGCAGGTCTCCGAGATCACCGTCCCCGACGACGCGACCGACGCGCCGGCGACGATCCGCATGCGGGTCTCGGCCGACCGGCTCGACGAGACGGACGCGGCGGCGGACGAACTGCGGGTCACCCGGCTGTCGGGCGGCGAGTGGGAGACGCTCGACACGACCGTCACCGAGGAGACCGCCGATGGCGTGACGCTCGAAGCCGAAACCCCCGGATTCTCGTACTTCGCGGTGAACGCGGTGAGCGAGCCGGAGGCGGCCGCGACGGTCGACCCCGGCACGGTGACCGTCGGTGAGGAAGTCACGCTCGACGGCAGCGGCTCG